The Deferribacterota bacterium genome includes a region encoding these proteins:
- a CDS encoding sodium:solute symporter family protein encodes MLSIGLVANKFIKNEIDFLLASRRVSFIFLVFTMAATHFGGGFITGSIEYTIIYGTGGGIWYGLSCGLGLILLSFLAPKLRSLSLFTAPEYLEIRYGSKFIRVYAALTSLIALIGILSAQIIATSKLLGILNINPIIGGVVAVTIF; translated from the coding sequence ATGCTTAGTATTGGGCTTGTTGCAAATAAGTTTATAAAAAATGAGATTGATTTTTTATTAGCTAGTAGACGAGTGTCCTTTATTTTCTTAGTGTTTACAATGGCTGCCACTCATTTTGGTGGTGGTTTTATAACTGGCTCTATTGAATATACAATAATATATGGTACTGGTGGCGGTATTTGGTATGGTCTATCATGTGGTTTAGGTCTAATACTTCTGTCATTTTTAGCGCCAAAGTTAAGAAGTCTCTCATTATTTACAGCCCCAGAGTATTTAGAAATAAGATATGGAAGCAAATTTATAAGGGTATATGCTGCTTTAACTTCTCTTATAGCTTTGATAGGGATATTATCAGCCCAAATTATTGCTACAAGTAAATTATTAGGAATACTAAATATTAATCCTATTATAGGAGGGGTTGTTGCAGTAACTATTTTTA